Below is a genomic region from Rhododendron vialii isolate Sample 1 chromosome 5a, ASM3025357v1.
TATCCCGGTGAGGTTTTTTCATACTTTATGTATGTGTGTTATATACATAGTGGAGTTTTTGCTCGGATATCTCTCGTGTTTATGTGCTTGGTTTGTTTGCGTGCTTGTGCTTGGGGGTGCGGATTTGAGGGGGTCGGGTCACGACCCAACAAGTTCTAGTCAGATGATAAGGTTGCAAGCGATTTCTGGCGAATTAGGCTTTTGAAAGGTATTGTTTGTTGTGGAGTTGGGGATGGTTCATGAGCTTGTTGTGGTCAGTGAAGTTGGAAATGAAGAGTGAAATTCAGATTCTAAGGTCACAAGCAGTTTGTGGTGAATTTGGGAATTTTTACTTTATGGATGGTTGTGGACTTAGGCTCAGTGTTTACGAGCTTGTTGTGGTAAGTGAAGTTGGAAAGGAAGAGTGCAATTTAGATTATAAGGTCGCAAGCGATTTGTGGTGAATTAGGCATTTTAAATGTATTGTTTGTCGTGGACTGGGATCAGTGTTCATGAGCTTGGTGTGGTCTGTGAAATTGGAAATTAAGAGTTGAATTCAGTTTCTGAATTGGGTAGAAGCGGTCTTAGGTGGAATAGGGTTTGTTTTGGACTCAGGGCTCATTGTTCATGAGCTTGTTGTGGCCAGTGAAATTGGAAATGGAGAGTTCAGTTTATATTCTAAGGTCGTAAACAGTTTGTGGTGAATTTGGGATTTTTTACTGTGTGCTTTGTTGGGGACTTAGACTCAGTGTTTATGAGTTGGAAATGAATAGTGTAATTTTGATTCTAAGGTCGTTAGCGATTTGTAGCAAATACAGTATAATCTTAGTACAGTGTATTTGTAGCGATCAGTTTTGGTTTATGATATTTCGCATTTATAAAGTATTTGTATCAGTGAATTAGGGTTTATGTTCTGTTCGATTTGTCGTGAATTAGGGGGTTTTTACTGTATAGTTTGGGGGCTTAGGGATCAGTGTTTGTGAGCTTGTTGTGGTCAGTGAAATTGGAAACTAAGAGTTGAATTTAGTTTAAACATTGGGGATAGAAGCGATTTCAGGAGGGACAGGGTATTTTTGCTGTTTGGTTCATTTTGGAGTTAGGGCCTGGCTCACTGTTCACGAGCTTGTTGTGGTCAGTGAAATTGGAAATGAAGAGTTCGATTTGGATTCTAAGGTTGTAAGCGATTTGTGGTGAACTAGGGTTTTTCACTGTATGGTTCGTTGTAGACTTAGGGATCAGTGTTCATGAGCTTGTTGTGGTAAGTGAAATCGGGAATGAAGAGTGTAATTTTGATTCTGAGGTCGTTAGCGATTTGTATTGTTTTTGCTATTTACATATTGTTTTTGCTGTTTGGTTCGTTTTGGAGTTAGGGCCTGGCTCACTGGTCACGAGATTGTTGTGGTCAGTGAAATTGGAAATGAAGACTTCAATTTGGATTCTAAGGTCATAAGCGTTTTGTGGTGAACTAGGGTTTTTCACTGTATGGTTCGTTGTGGACTTAGGGATCAGTGTTCATGAGCTTGTTGCGGTAAGTGAAATTGGGAATGAAGAGTGTAATTTAGTTTCTACAGTAGGGGTAGAAGCGATTTTAGGAGGGATAGGTTTTTTTTGCTGTTTGGTTCGTTTTGGACTTAGGGCCCGGCTCACTATTCGTGAACTTGTTGCGGTCAGTGAAATTGGAAATGAAGACTTCAATTTGGATTCTAAGGTCATAAGTGTGGTGAACTAGGGTTTTTCCCTGTATGGTTCATTGTGGACTTAGGGATCAGTGTTCATGAGCTTGTTGTGGTAAGTGAAATTGGGAATGAAGAGTGTAATTTTGATTCCGAGGTCGTTAGCGATTTGTAGTGAATTGGGGTTTGTTTCTGTATGGTTGGTTGTGGATTTAGGGATCATCATTCAGGAGCTTGTTGTGGTCTGCGGAATCCGAAATTAAGAGTTGAATTTAGTTTCTAGTTTCTACAGTGGCAGTAGAAGCGATTTTAGGTAGAATagggtttgttttttgtttggttcgTTGTGGACTTAGGGCTTACTGTTCATGAGCTTGTTGTGGACAGTGAAGTTGCAAATGAAGACTTCAATTTTGAAGAAGCGATTTTGGTGCATTAgggtttattttctgttttgagTAACTCATTACGTTCTTGGGGCTCACTGTTCATGAATTTGTTGTGGTCAGTGGAATGGGAAATGAGTGCAGTTTATATCCTAAAGCTGCATTGGAAGTGATTTTTGGTGAACTGGGGTTtgtttttgcttgattttgaaaaaacactAGTTTGAAGTTCCAAACCCTATGGAAGCACAATTTCATATGACCTCTCAAGCTCGGGAAGTCATTTGCAATGGCATGCACAGCATGTGTGTGTGCCCTTGTGATTGCATGAGTGTAGTTTTTGCCGCTACCTTCCTTATTACTCCACCACAGCAATGGAAACTGCATGCTAGGCGTTTCCTATGGTAATTTTGTTTGGTATCTTTCTTGTCTGCACTTTCTGCATATATTGTTGGGACACCTCACAATAATTTAACAGAAAGTAGTGCATGTTTTTTGCAGGTCCAACTATTCTGTTTTTCCAGGAAAATGCTGGCAGTATCCTTTTGTTGTATTCCAGAACATATGCATTCGGTTATGTTGCATGTTTTTATTTATTCTGTAATTTTCTGCGCCCATGAAGTTTTGATGGGGCCTATTCCTTTTGGACTCCTTTACTTGCTTCCTGCAGATATTGCACATCGTCTTGAAATGGTGCGCATAATGATACAGAGACTGCAATGTAATGTTTTCATGCTTTCCTACAGGGGGTATGCACTGGTTGCATTTCTAATTCACAAGTTTTTGGTGCTTTTACTCTCATTTATATGATTCTAGCAGCTGAGTTCTATTGAATTATTTGGACTTGTGGTGATCCTGAATGGAAACTTGTTCACATTGTTCACTGGAATACAGTTATGGAGCTAGTGATGGCTACCCTTCTCAACATGGTATCACAAAGGATGCTCAGGTTTGTTTTGCAGTACCATTGTCATCTAATATTGTGTTCGTTCGAcattttgatttctctcatATTGTGGCAGACATCTTtgcctttattttttattaggcTGCGTTGGATCATCTGGTTCAGAGGACTGATATTGACACTTCTAGAATCGTTGTTTTTGGAAGGTCACTTGGGGGTGCTGTGGGGGCTGTCCTTACCAAAAACAACCCTGAAAAGGTATACCTCTAataacaatttttattttggcTGGTGTTTAATATGTCTTTTTCTCCATTCTGATTCTTGCCAGCATCTTCACGTGACACAGAGGGTTGCCCATGAGGGAGGTTGTTATGTAGCTTGATAAATATTGTTAAACCTCTGTCCgagcttttttaattttttgggacAACTGGTGATACAACACTACACAATGCACGAGGCTCCCACTTACAATGGGGTCTATGTTGAGGTTTATACTAGGCATCCCGACTCCACTTTTTGTAGAGAAGGTGAATCTGTGAATAAAACCTCTGCCTCAGTGCTGGGAGGAGCATGTGCTGCCTTTCAACAAGTGGAGATCACAGCCTTTCTCTTTCGTGTCACAAACACCAATGACCAATGTACTAACTTTCCTTCCTTTTATGAGAAGCTGAATTGTAAATGAATTTCTCGACCTTGTACATGCCTTTTAATTGTTAACTTTTTCAAGAAATGAAGAAAGTAATGGTAACTTCATGCTTTATTTCTGATGTGAGGTATTGAAATATCTtcactttgcttggatggactttttgagagtaactctcaactctcggcacagttttcaataaatctttctctctatctctctccactcattaccactccaactctcaaaaataactttctaaaatctaaaccaaacaaagtgattaTTATTCTTTGATTCCCTTCAACAATAATACTTACTTTGCCTTGCCACAGAGAATGTGATGACTGAATGTATTTCAGTTCCTCCAAGTTCTTAGTTGATCAAGAAGCTAGTTACTACTATTCTTTTTCCTCCTAGTTCTCATGTGTCAAGaagttgtattttcttttctcttgagaGTGAGTTAGTCGATATGTTCGAGCCCTAGTATGCTTGTGTTGCCTTTTGTTCACTATAAGTTTAGAATCTGAGGCTCCATCACATCACCATGAAAGTGGCTTGATCACTATCAGTTCTTCTGCCATGGAGTTCATTTCTTTGTTGATGTCATTTTTATGATTGCCAACCTATCTACTAAATGCCCTTGTCCAATGTATATCATTGTTTAATTTTCTGATTTAGCAGGTTTCCGCGCTGATATTAGAGAACACTTTCACATCTATTATGGACATGGCTGGAGTTCTTTTGCCCTTTCTGAAATGGTTTATTGGAGGTAGTGGCTCAAAGACTCCCAAGGTTCTTAATTTTGTTGTCCGCTCTCCATGGAGTACGATTGACACCATTGGCCAGGTGAGCAACTAGTCGGTAATGCCCTTGCTGTAATCTTGTAAGCCTTTTAGATTGGATTGCATTGACATTTCTGAAACAGTGTACAGAATGAAAAGTGACAGCTATATTCTTGTGAAGAGCataatttcattttgttctCAACTTTAGTTATCGCGCTCTATGATTTTACAACGCCACTGGTGATCTTAATTTACATATTGTTATTGCATGCATAATGCTTTGGAGACTGCTGTAGTAATATCTAAGTGTTGCAAGACACACTGCATATCTGATCCGATCCTTGGAACCTCTGCCAGGATATGTAATCTACTCTTCGATTGGATTTTAAGAATTTTATTTCTGTGGTAAAACATTTGCCTCTATAGTATTCCTGAAAGCGACATGTTTCCTACCTATGGTCTACTAAGAATATAATTTATCTGCTTAAAAATTTGCCTTGGTGTCTCAATGGTATATCTTAAGTGagatttttttactttgatgtTGCTTTCGCCATCTCTGACCTTTCCGCCTTCTTGTATGCTCACGTCTTTTGTGCATCACACTGTTGTTTGCCGTGTCGTCTGCAGATCAAACAGCCAATCCTTTTCCTCTCTGGATTGCAAGATGAAATGGTTCCTCCAGTCCACATGCAAATGCTGTATGCTAAAGCAGCTGCACATAACAGGCGGTGTACCTTTGTGGAGTTTCCAACCGGCATGCATATGGACACATGGCTGGCTGGTGGTGATCACTATTGGAGAACGGTTCAGCTGTTTTTGGAACAATTTGTTCCGCAGAACAGGGATGATGTATCTTCCAACCAGGGCAACGGTAAGTTTTTGACAATTGAATATTTTTCGCAAGTCCTACTACAGTATTACCGCTGCCCCCGCGGTTTCTTCTGAACTGAAAAGAAGAGAAACCGTAAAACATGCTTTTTGCTAGGGTCTTGCATAGAAACAGTCCACTGTGCTGTCAAAAAtgataaataaaatactaaGATAATGAGATTCCAGATGCACACTCCCATCACTTTTCACATATACGAACACACTTTTCAAGCTTATTGATGGCCTAGTGGCTGTTTTAgcattctctcttctttttttctttctttttgtacGTAACAGACAGTAAAACAACATAAAGTTATGGACGGTGAGTTTTTCTGTGAGGGTGGTGAATCGTCCTCTAAGAGCATTTGAGAGCTTTGGATATCATGTTTTATGTTGAGTCCTCATATTGGCGGCCCCGTGTCCTCCACCCCACCTTCCATATTGAAAACACATAAAATGCATCTTATACAAGAAAAAGAGATCACGCATGTTCTGTAAACTTGTGTTTATTTCATCTTCTGATTCACGGATGTTGGTAATTCTGTTGGCAATTTGCCACAAGTACTTTGTGTTTTGTGAGGCTTTGTATGGCCTTGTTCTCAGGCTTTGGCCTATTGCACTTCCTTGAGGTCAATCTTTATGCAATCTGGATTGTCACTTTTACAGTAAATTGGCTGATTAATTCAGCCCCAGCTTTTAGTCATGTTGTCTGCCTGTAACTAGGCGTAGAGTTGCACAGCTTATCTTGAAATGTGTGTTACTGTTGAAAAATACTTGGTCGCCTTCTGTGATGAAGATTTCTCACAGCATCGTTTATTCTACAAtttgaaacactctctctctctctctctctctctctctctctctctctctctccgctttCAACTCGTCGTTGCTAGTTTTTTCATCATTATCATTATTTTGCCTTGTGTTAGTTCGTGCTTAGCATTGTTACCTTCAATGTTTACGCTGCACTGCTTTCAGATGCTGAGGCAAGGTGACTAGCTGAGGTTGAGACTCTTGTGGCGTAATACGTttggccccccccccccaaactgTTTGTACCTTTTGACATTGCAGTGATTAAAAGCTATTTGTGATTGCTACTAAGAGCTGCTGCATCCAGTTCTTATCTAGGAAACGATTTTCGGTTTTCCAGCCTGCGAAAATTGACGAAATGTGAATGCCCTCGTCTATTGCTCGAATTCCGATTCATTTTACTGACGATCTTTGAATGGAATAACAAGCTGTATGAAAGACAAAGATATATAGGAGTTCTGAGAGTTGACCAGTTGAACTTTCTGTATCTGTATTTTGGTGTAATATGAcatgctctctttttttgcGCATTTGTTTTTCAGGCATTTTTATAACTGAGAATGGTTGGTCAAGAGATGGCAGAGTTCATCtgtgttttctgtttttccttGGCCAATCTTATGAGATTATTTGATGCGCACACGTACTTATCTACCCTATTGCAGCTTGTTGAGCATTATCAAAATCTTTTGTCACAGTTTGATTCGTATTCAAATAACTTGGTTTTTGGAAGTAGTTTATACAATCAAATTGCGTTAACCTAACGTTTTCAACTGTCCCTCTTACTATCCAATGCTTCGACTTTTAACTACTCGACTTAGATGCTACTACCGAGCTTCTTTAAACGAGTCAAACCTAACTAACAAGCAAAGCTTTTGCGAGTAGAGCTTTTGAGTGTcaagtttggctcgtttagtaaacaagtttaaaacttgagcttgagcttggctcgtttattaaACAAGTTGAGCCGAGCCAAGAGCAACTCTGTTcttttgctttaattttttaggACTAGTGAATTCACAAGAAAATTCTCACGACGTGTCTAAAGAATTACTACTagtatgttttttattttttttgggtggggagGGGGGCGGACACAAAAGTTAATATCCCTTCAAAGTAGGACCACTCTGAATTCCTCTGTAGGTTAAAtcttaatattttttcatttgatccTCGAACTTAAAATATTGTAAAATATAGAATTAGCGTAGTGATCCTTTGATCAACCGATAAACCCATCCGATCTAAGAATGTTTAGACTTAAGTCATAGCTGATCTAGTCGGGAAAGAAATTTTGATCTGTCACCAAGATTAAATTGAAGCCCCCTTTCTCAACTATCTACTCCCAAATATTGAATTCAAAATTGGTGAGAAAGGAACAACATTGTGTTAGTTGATCCAATCACTTGAAATACCAAGGAGGTATATCATTTACTCAATTAACATAGAGAGAGTAATCCCCACCTAAAGATTGATAAGGTCAGGTAGACTTGGTCTCTCCTAAAGATTAGAGGAATATTT
It encodes:
- the LOC131325363 gene encoding alpha/beta hydrolase domain-containing protein WAV2 isoform X3 gives rise to the protein MVSYVNVFLYGVGGIVVAGIALLVAFQERLVYVPVLPGLTKSYPITPARLRLSYEDVWLRSSDGVRLHSWFIKLFPDCTGPTILFFQENAGNIAHRLEMVRIMIQRLQCNVFMLSYRGYGASDGYPSQHGITKDAQAALDHLVQRTDIDTSRIVVFGRSLGGAVGAVLTKNNPEKVSALILENTFTSIMDMAGVLLPFLKWFIGGSGSKTPKVLNFVVRSPWSTIDTIGQIKQPILFLSGLQDEMVPPVHMQMLYAKAAAHNRRCTFVEFPTGMHMDTWLAGGDHYWRTVQLFLEQFVPQNRDDVSSNQGNVIKSYL
- the LOC131325363 gene encoding alpha/beta hydrolase domain-containing protein WAV2 isoform X4; this translates as MVSYVNVFLYGVGGIVVAGIALLVAFQERLVYVPVLPGLTKSYPITPARLRLSYEDVWLRSSDGVRLHSWFIKLFPDCTGPTILFFQENAGNIAHRLEMVRIMIQRLQCNVFMLSYRGYGASDGYPSQHGITKDAQAALDHLVQRTDIDTSRIVVFGRSLGGAVGAVLTKNNPEKVSALILENTFTSIMDMAGVLLPFLKWFIGGSGSKTPKVLNFVVRSPWSTIDTIGQIKQPILFLSGLQDEMVPPVHMQMLYAKAAAHNRRCTFVEFPTGMHMDTWLAGGDHYWRTVQLFLEQFVPQNRDDVSSNQGNDAEAR
- the LOC131325363 gene encoding alpha/beta hydrolase domain-containing protein WAV2 isoform X2; its protein translation is MVSYVNVFLYGVGGIVVAGIALLVAFQERLVYVPVLPGLTKSYPITPARLRLSYEDVWLRSSDGVRLHSWFIKLFPDCTGPTILFFQENAGNIAHRLEMVRIMIQRLQCNVFMLSYRGYGASDGYPSQHGITKDAQAALDHLVQRTDIDTSRIVVFGRSLGGAVGAVLTKNNPEKQVSALILENTFTSIMDMAGVLLPFLKWFIGGSGSKTPKVLNFVVRSPWSTIDTIGQIKQPILFLSGLQDEMVPPVHMQMLYAKAAAHNRRCTFVEFPTGMHMDTWLAGGDHYWRTVQLFLEQFVPQNRDDVSSNQGNDAEAR
- the LOC131325363 gene encoding alpha/beta hydrolase domain-containing protein WAV2 isoform X1 — encoded protein: MVSYVNVFLYGVGGIVVAGIALLVAFQERLVYVPVLPGLTKSYPITPARLRLSYEDVWLRSSDGVRLHSWFIKLFPDCTGPTILFFQENAGNIAHRLEMVRIMIQRLQCNVFMLSYRGYGASDGYPSQHGITKDAQAALDHLVQRTDIDTSRIVVFGRSLGGAVGAVLTKNNPEKQVSALILENTFTSIMDMAGVLLPFLKWFIGGSGSKTPKVLNFVVRSPWSTIDTIGQIKQPILFLSGLQDEMVPPVHMQMLYAKAAAHNRRCTFVEFPTGMHMDTWLAGGDHYWRTVQLFLEQFVPQNRDDVSSNQGNVIKSYL